A genomic region of Fodinisporobacter ferrooxydans contains the following coding sequences:
- a CDS encoding non-heme iron oxygenase ferredoxin subunit, which translates to MARVNIGKTSDLQPGEMKRIVIGYEDLALYNIDGKYFVTSDVCTHANESLTEGKLAGNIIACPKHGGKFDVCSGKAVAFPCVTPIDTYEVEVEGDSLFIEIDA; encoded by the coding sequence ATGGCAAGAGTCAATATCGGCAAAACGTCAGATCTTCAACCTGGTGAGATGAAACGCATTGTGATTGGGTATGAAGATCTTGCACTTTATAATATAGATGGAAAGTATTTTGTCACATCTGATGTATGCACACATGCAAATGAATCGTTAACAGAAGGAAAATTGGCTGGCAACATCATTGCTTGTCCCAAGCATGGCGGCAAATTTGACGTCTGTTCGGGAAAGGCTGTCGCGTTTCCATGTGTGACACCGATCGACACATATGAGGTGGAAGTCGAAGGAGATTCATTGTTCATTGAAATCGATGCATGA
- the sufB gene encoding Fe-S cluster assembly protein SufB — translation MAKQLPELEEYQYGFRDKDVSVVKFNKGLSRKVVEEISMMKNEPGWMTDFRLRSLEIFNSKPMPKWGGDLSQIDFDDIIYYVKPSEKQGKSWEEVPEEIKNTFDRLGITEAEQKFLAGVSAQYESEVVYHSMQKDLEDMGVLFTDTDTALREYPEIFKEYFGTIIPPEDNKFAALNSAVWSGGSFIYVPKGVRCEVPLQAYFRINSENMGQFERTLIIADEDSFVHYVEGCTAPIYSTNSLHSAVVEIIVKDRGRCRYTTIQNWAPNIYNLVTKRAVAYEDATMEWVDGNIGSKLTMKYPAVYMMGPRAKATVLSIAVAGTGQHQDAGAKVVHAAPDCTSTIVSKSISKHGGKTTYRGLAQFAENAENSKANIKCDTLILDDRSTSDTIPYNEIKNDSVTLEHEATVSKVSEDQLFYLQSRGLSEEEATRMIVMGFIEPFTKELPMEYAVEMNRLIKFEMEGSIG, via the coding sequence ATGGCAAAGCAATTACCCGAGTTGGAAGAATACCAGTATGGGTTTCGAGATAAAGACGTTTCTGTTGTAAAGTTCAATAAAGGGTTAAGTCGAAAAGTCGTTGAAGAAATTTCCATGATGAAAAACGAACCCGGTTGGATGACCGATTTTCGCTTGCGTTCACTGGAAATCTTCAATTCCAAACCCATGCCGAAATGGGGTGGAGATTTAAGCCAGATTGATTTTGATGATATCATTTATTATGTAAAGCCTTCCGAAAAGCAGGGGAAATCCTGGGAAGAAGTGCCGGAAGAAATTAAAAATACGTTCGATCGCCTCGGAATTACCGAAGCGGAACAAAAGTTCCTTGCAGGCGTTTCTGCCCAATACGAGTCGGAAGTTGTATACCATAGCATGCAAAAAGATCTGGAAGACATGGGAGTCCTGTTTACAGATACAGATACGGCATTGCGTGAATATCCGGAAATTTTCAAAGAGTATTTCGGCACTATCATTCCACCGGAAGATAACAAATTTGCAGCGTTAAACAGTGCGGTTTGGAGCGGGGGCAGTTTTATCTACGTTCCGAAAGGCGTACGCTGTGAAGTGCCATTGCAAGCATATTTCCGGATTAATTCGGAGAATATGGGACAGTTTGAGCGGACATTGATCATTGCCGACGAAGACAGTTTTGTCCATTATGTAGAAGGATGTACAGCGCCGATATACAGTACCAACTCTTTGCATAGCGCCGTTGTAGAAATTATTGTGAAAGATCGCGGCCGCTGCCGGTATACGACCATTCAAAACTGGGCACCCAATATTTACAACTTGGTTACAAAACGTGCGGTTGCCTATGAAGATGCGACAATGGAATGGGTCGATGGCAATATCGGATCGAAACTAACGATGAAATATCCTGCTGTATACATGATGGGGCCGCGGGCAAAAGCAACTGTCCTGTCGATCGCTGTTGCCGGCACCGGACAACATCAAGATGCGGGTGCGAAAGTTGTGCATGCAGCTCCTGATTGTACTTCCACCATTGTTTCCAAGTCCATCAGCAAACATGGCGGAAAAACCACATATCGCGGACTTGCGCAATTTGCCGAAAATGCGGAGAATTCAAAAGCAAATATTAAATGCGATACATTAATTCTGGATGATCGTTCTACTTCGGATACGATTCCATACAATGAAATTAAAAATGACAGTGTGACACTTGAACACGAAGCAACCGTGTCGAAAGTCAGTGAAGACCAATTATTCTATTTGCAAAGTCGGGGTCTTTCTGAAGAAGAGGCGACCCGAATGATCGTCATGGGATTCATTGAGCCATTCACAAAAGAACTGCCAATGGAGTATGCGGTGGAAATGAACCGTTTGATCAAATTTGAAATGGAAGGTTCCATCGGTTAA
- a CDS encoding cysteine desulfurase has translation MNQELIRKDFPILHQEINGHPLVYLDSAATSQKPLQVIEAVDSYYRTVNSNVHRGVHTLGSLATDAYEGAREKVRSFINAKSTAEIIFTRGTTEGLNIIAQSYGRSFLKAGDEIVITLMEHHSNLIPWQQVAKVTGATLKYFPLQADGTLSLEDVRNTITEKTRLVSVAQASNVLGTINPVKEIAKIVHDAGAVMVVDGAQSVPHMAVDVQDLDCDFLAFSGHKMLGPTGIGVLYGKRELLEKMEPVHFGGEMIDFVDLYESTWKELPWKFEGGTPIIAGAVGLGAAIDYLNQIGMDTIHRLEQDIVQYSLKKLKEVEGLTIYGPVEHRGGLVTFNLGKIHPHDLSTVLDAEGVAVRAGHHCCQPLMKWLNVAATARASFYIYNTVEDIDRLVDALNKTKEFFSHAIR, from the coding sequence ATGAATCAGGAACTGATACGCAAAGATTTTCCGATCTTGCATCAGGAAATCAATGGGCATCCGCTTGTCTATTTGGATAGTGCGGCAACATCCCAAAAACCGCTGCAGGTAATTGAAGCAGTGGATTCCTATTACCGCACGGTGAATTCCAATGTTCACAGAGGTGTGCATACGCTCGGATCATTGGCGACTGACGCATACGAAGGCGCGCGTGAGAAAGTGCGTTCCTTCATCAACGCCAAATCGACAGCGGAAATTATTTTCACACGGGGAACGACGGAAGGATTAAATATTATTGCACAAAGTTACGGCCGGTCCTTTTTAAAAGCTGGGGATGAAATTGTCATTACGTTGATGGAGCATCATTCCAATTTGATTCCTTGGCAACAAGTCGCCAAAGTTACGGGAGCGACATTAAAGTATTTCCCGTTGCAAGCGGACGGTACGCTGTCCCTTGAGGATGTGCGCAATACGATTACAGAGAAAACCAGGCTCGTCTCTGTAGCACAAGCATCAAATGTACTGGGTACGATCAATCCGGTCAAAGAAATCGCCAAGATCGTACACGATGCCGGCGCGGTCATGGTTGTAGACGGTGCGCAAAGTGTGCCGCACATGGCAGTGGATGTGCAGGATTTGGATTGCGATTTCCTGGCTTTCTCCGGCCATAAGATGCTTGGTCCTACAGGAATCGGGGTTTTGTATGGAAAACGCGAGTTGCTGGAAAAAATGGAGCCTGTACATTTCGGTGGAGAAATGATCGATTTTGTGGATTTATATGAATCTACATGGAAAGAGCTTCCCTGGAAATTCGAAGGCGGCACGCCAATCATCGCGGGAGCGGTTGGTCTGGGTGCGGCAATCGATTATTTAAACCAGATTGGCATGGATACGATTCACCGCCTGGAGCAAGACATTGTTCAATATTCCTTGAAAAAGCTTAAGGAAGTGGAGGGTTTGACGATTTACGGTCCCGTCGAACATCGCGGCGGTCTGGTCACCTTTAATTTGGGGAAAATTCACCCGCATGACTTGTCAACCGTTTTGGATGCGGAAGGAGTAGCCGTCCGAGCGGGACACCATTGCTGTCAGCCCTTAATGAAGTGGCTGAATGTAGCGGCTACGGCAAGAGCGAGTTTTTATATTTATAATACTGTTGAGGATATTGATCGATTGGTTGATGCACTCAACAAGACAAAGGAGTTTTTCAGCCATGCAATTAGATGA
- the sufD gene encoding Fe-S cluster assembly protein SufD, producing MTVQQTVTAIDPAAIRAFSEQAQEPSWLTDMRLQAWETYHKLPVPKLEKTDLSKRKLDYFELYLGNQKDSLVQLPGQLPSLFRLADENQSFIFSKNGDVLRGNIQNSLQAQGVIYTDLRTAAQTYESLVKPYLGQMVKVEDDKFAALNAAVWGSGVFLYVPRNMQVEVPLQAFFWENEERAGMFTRVLIVVEEGASVTYIDGYQGEQSGDALHVGVVEVYVKANASVQYHSIQNNASNMNNLVYRQAQVDRDGSIDWNIGELGDGFTVAYNKTVLDGQGSKSDTKVITVGNGRQQLDLTCHTIHVGKHSESDMMVRGVMRDRAKAVYRGNTQILKGASGSNGQQEENLLLLSPKAIADAIPMLLIDENDVKCGHAASVGKINAEQLYYLMSRGISREDAEKLIIFGFLDPVIVNIPLDGVQHAMKELIERKLMR from the coding sequence ATGACTGTGCAACAAACTGTTACTGCAATTGATCCAGCCGCCATTCGCGCTTTTTCCGAACAGGCGCAGGAACCTTCATGGCTGACAGACATGCGCTTGCAAGCCTGGGAAACGTATCACAAACTGCCGGTTCCCAAGTTGGAAAAAACAGATCTTTCGAAGCGGAAATTGGATTATTTCGAATTATATCTTGGCAATCAAAAAGACTCATTGGTTCAGTTGCCTGGACAATTGCCCAGTCTTTTTAGACTGGCTGATGAAAATCAATCCTTCATTTTTTCGAAAAATGGGGATGTCTTGCGCGGAAATATTCAAAATTCTTTGCAAGCACAGGGAGTAATCTATACGGATTTGCGTACCGCGGCGCAAACGTATGAATCCCTTGTAAAGCCATATTTAGGCCAGATGGTAAAAGTGGAAGACGATAAATTTGCAGCCCTGAATGCGGCAGTTTGGGGGAGCGGCGTATTTTTGTACGTTCCTCGCAATATGCAAGTGGAAGTGCCTTTGCAGGCGTTTTTCTGGGAGAATGAGGAACGTGCGGGCATGTTCACCCGTGTCTTGATCGTCGTGGAAGAAGGAGCTTCTGTCACTTACATTGATGGATACCAGGGAGAGCAATCCGGTGATGCCTTGCATGTCGGCGTAGTTGAAGTATATGTAAAAGCAAACGCATCTGTGCAATACCATTCGATCCAAAATAATGCAAGCAATATGAATAATTTGGTCTATCGGCAGGCACAGGTGGATCGGGATGGTTCCATTGACTGGAATATTGGCGAACTGGGCGACGGCTTTACGGTTGCTTACAACAAGACAGTATTGGACGGTCAAGGTTCCAAATCCGACACGAAAGTGATTACGGTCGGCAACGGTCGGCAACAATTGGATTTAACCTGCCATACCATCCATGTCGGGAAGCATTCGGAAAGCGATATGATGGTCCGAGGTGTGATGCGGGATCGTGCCAAAGCCGTGTACCGCGGCAACACTCAAATCCTGAAAGGCGCCAGCGGCAGCAACGGACAACAAGAAGAAAATCTTCTGTTGTTGAGTCCGAAAGCCATTGCCGATGCGATTCCGATGCTGTTGATTGATGAAAACGACGTAAAGTGCGGTCATGCGGCAAGCGTTGGCAAAATTAACGCAGAACAATTGTATTATTTAATGTCGCGGGGAATTTCCCGAGAAGATGCGGAAAAGTTGATCATCTTCGGTTTCCTTGATCCTGTCATTGTAAATATTCCGTTAGATGGCGTACAGCATGCAATGAAAGAGCTCATCGAGAGGAAGTTGATGAGATGA
- the rho gene encoding transcription termination factor Rho, whose product MLVSDLEGKKLTELYKLAKEYQIPYYGTLKKRELIFAIMKAAAEKDGLMFAEGILEILPEGYGFLRPIGYLPSNEDIYVAASQIRRFDLRTGDLVSGKVRPPKENERYFGLLQVGAVNGESPESSPERLHFPALTPLFPQRKVILETTPDKISTRIMDLLAPVGFGQRGLIVAPPKAGKTLLLKEIANSIAINYPNADLFVLLIDERPEEVTDMQRSVRGEVVASTFDEVPENHIKVAELVLERAMRLVESKRDVIILLDSITRLARAYNLVIPPSGRTLSGGIDPAAFHRPKRFFGAARNIEEGGSLTILATALVETGSRMDDVIYEEFKGTGNMELHLDRKLAEKRIFPSLDIRKSGTRREELLMTPLELEKIWALRKTMSDSPDFSEAFLKKFSEFKTNIEFLESLKKDNDRGRERIVSGRSASSANS is encoded by the coding sequence TTGCTCGTATCAGATTTAGAGGGAAAAAAATTAACGGAATTATACAAGTTGGCGAAAGAGTATCAGATACCATATTATGGTACATTAAAGAAAAGAGAATTAATATTTGCGATTATGAAAGCAGCCGCTGAGAAAGATGGGTTGATGTTTGCGGAAGGAATTCTGGAAATTCTGCCGGAAGGGTATGGTTTCCTAAGGCCGATCGGTTATCTTCCGAGCAATGAAGATATTTATGTGGCTGCTTCACAGATTCGAAGGTTTGATTTGCGAACAGGCGATTTGGTCTCCGGTAAAGTGCGGCCGCCAAAGGAAAACGAACGGTACTTTGGGCTTTTGCAAGTAGGTGCCGTCAATGGAGAAAGCCCGGAATCATCACCTGAACGACTTCATTTCCCCGCCCTAACTCCTTTGTTTCCGCAACGCAAAGTAATTCTGGAAACTACACCTGACAAAATTTCGACAAGAATTATGGATTTACTAGCTCCTGTAGGGTTTGGACAACGCGGATTAATCGTAGCCCCGCCAAAAGCCGGTAAAACTCTCCTGTTGAAAGAAATCGCAAACAGTATTGCGATAAATTATCCAAATGCTGATCTGTTTGTATTGTTAATCGATGAACGTCCGGAAGAAGTTACGGATATGCAGAGATCTGTCCGTGGGGAAGTTGTGGCATCAACATTTGATGAAGTACCGGAAAATCATATAAAAGTGGCTGAATTGGTATTGGAACGTGCCATGCGTTTGGTCGAGTCGAAGCGGGATGTCATCATATTGCTCGATAGCATTACACGTTTGGCTCGTGCGTATAATCTCGTCATTCCGCCAAGCGGCCGTACACTCTCAGGCGGGATTGACCCTGCTGCATTCCATCGCCCCAAACGCTTTTTTGGAGCGGCCAGGAACATTGAAGAAGGCGGAAGTCTGACAATTCTTGCGACTGCACTTGTTGAAACAGGTTCGCGAATGGATGATGTGATCTATGAAGAATTTAAAGGAACCGGCAATATGGAATTGCATTTGGATCGGAAATTGGCTGAAAAACGTATTTTCCCGTCCTTGGATATCCGCAAATCCGGAACGCGTCGTGAGGAATTGCTGATGACGCCGTTAGAGCTTGAAAAGATTTGGGCATTGCGGAAGACGATGAGCGATTCTCCTGATTTCTCTGAAGCATTCCTGAAGAAATTCTCAGAATTCAAGACAAATATTGAATTTCTTGAAAGCTTAAAAAAGGATAACGATCGGGGCAGGGAGCGAATCGTCTCCGGAAGGTCCGCGAGTTCGGCGAATTCATAA
- the sufU gene encoding Fe-S cluster assembly sulfur transfer protein SufU has protein sequence MQLDDLYRQVIMDHYQHPRNQGAVEGDPVTIFLKNPTCGDEISLQLQVEDGMVKEVKFSGIGCSISIASASMMTEAIKGKPVEEALAITDEFRKMMRGEESDFEQLGDLEALQGVCKFPARIKCATLAWNALQKASEQTHVHSDHE, from the coding sequence ATGCAATTAGATGATTTGTACCGCCAAGTCATCATGGATCATTATCAGCACCCGCGGAATCAAGGAGCCGTCGAAGGCGATCCGGTTACTATATTTCTGAAAAACCCTACTTGCGGCGATGAAATTTCACTTCAATTGCAGGTGGAAGATGGGATGGTAAAAGAAGTGAAATTCAGCGGCATCGGGTGCTCGATTAGTATTGCATCGGCCTCCATGATGACAGAAGCAATCAAAGGAAAGCCAGTGGAAGAAGCGCTTGCAATTACCGATGAGTTCCGTAAAATGATGCGCGGCGAAGAATCGGATTTTGAGCAGTTGGGCGATTTGGAAGCGTTGCAAGGTGTTTGCAAGTTTCCTGCTCGCATCAAATGTGCAACGCTTGCCTGGAATGCGCTGCAGAAAGCTTCCGAACAAACGCACGTACACAGTGATCACGAATAA
- a CDS encoding radical SAM protein codes for MYTVYADLDGNIYDDPDLLALGRTADQLTDIMEDELIPLPEGATLVSLPGTSVIGVDKTSNETRRLPDTYHAVGALLPQGFTRLLLPGYVKQKDVEPFPLFGYTAVVWKDNQFYVAAKCSDEPQKWNPLNFPENEVERTVAEMRASYPNNRLYEHLSHCALVYGCLTSQNTFFRRWEGALPVSSTCNAGCVGCISEQPDDSVFPSPQTRMTFAPTVDEMVEVMVNHLQNEDSIISFGQGCEGEPSTRGREIAEAIRRTRAITAKGFININTNAGLTEQIKRIVDAGLDLIRVSTISAIPDHYNAYYRPRKYGVDDVAASLRYASDHGVYTSINYLIFPGVTDREEEIEAMVAFIRKTGVRLIQLRNLNIDPEYYLAHIPPTKSEILGMNTMMEIFKEECPDVVLGSFTHVPPGMRKRV; via the coding sequence TTGTATACGGTGTACGCAGATCTGGATGGCAATATATATGATGATCCGGATTTGCTGGCATTAGGAAGAACTGCAGACCAGTTGACGGATATTATGGAAGATGAATTGATTCCGTTGCCGGAGGGTGCAACACTCGTATCATTGCCTGGTACCAGCGTAATTGGCGTTGATAAAACGTCCAATGAGACACGGCGTTTGCCTGACACGTATCACGCTGTAGGCGCATTATTGCCGCAAGGGTTTACCCGATTGCTTTTGCCGGGATACGTTAAACAAAAAGATGTTGAACCTTTCCCTTTGTTTGGGTATACGGCAGTTGTTTGGAAAGACAATCAGTTTTATGTGGCAGCAAAATGCAGTGACGAGCCGCAAAAGTGGAATCCGCTAAATTTTCCCGAGAATGAAGTGGAGAGAACAGTTGCAGAAATGCGGGCAAGTTATCCGAATAACCGTTTGTATGAACATCTTTCTCATTGTGCTCTTGTATATGGCTGCCTGACTTCTCAGAATACGTTTTTCCGTCGCTGGGAAGGGGCGCTGCCTGTATCTTCTACATGCAACGCCGGATGTGTCGGATGTATCTCGGAGCAGCCGGACGACTCCGTATTTCCTTCCCCGCAGACACGGATGACATTTGCTCCAACCGTTGATGAAATGGTTGAAGTAATGGTCAATCATCTGCAAAATGAAGATTCGATTATCAGTTTTGGACAAGGGTGTGAGGGAGAACCTTCGACCCGCGGACGTGAAATCGCGGAAGCCATACGGCGCACACGGGCTATCACAGCAAAAGGATTCATCAATATCAATACAAATGCCGGGCTCACAGAACAAATCAAGAGGATCGTCGATGCAGGCCTCGATTTAATTCGTGTGAGTACGATCAGTGCCATTCCGGATCATTACAATGCGTACTATCGACCCAGAAAATATGGAGTTGACGATGTTGCGGCATCCCTCCGTTACGCATCCGATCATGGTGTGTATACATCGATTAATTATTTGATTTTTCCTGGAGTTACCGACAGGGAAGAAGAAATTGAAGCAATGGTTGCGTTTATTCGAAAAACAGGTGTGCGTCTGATACAATTAAGGAATTTAAATATTGATCCTGAATATTATCTGGCACACATTCCACCGACAAAAAGCGAAATTTTAGGAATGAATACCATGATGGAGATTTTTAAAGAGGAATGTCCGGATGTTGTTCTAGGTTCATTTACCCACGTTCCCCCAGGCATGCGAAAGCGTGTATAA
- a CDS encoding M1 family aminopeptidase, producing MAKNTTIQSEIGKIKKRQWRSWLIYQISVAIIGTSMIVSYVYTPTGGWQHQWSAIRNKIRTFSTQVAAHIGSYSNGITPAPVSTKPSATAGEPNVSDRISYTLHAQLLQATHSIEGTEDIWIPQLNDKEVNFYLFTEDDQPIQIQAVTMGKERLPFSTTEYNLHVALPTRMKDANLHIQFRTPVLQGGFRYGEIDDVWTIGYWYPMLAVRTAQGNWIPTPTPLGFGDPFIEDNADYDVTWTSPSNFHWFTTGSLLATRQANHLQTSEWKITNVRNFAMVGSPNFIDHPITTSAGTTVHIVTLKDSTSHEQQLHEIVNQAVAVYTKDFGMYYYPELSVVEMPSGTVFAQEYPGLALFSSDIWNWPTDTHWIAHEIAHGWWYYSVGDYEAITEWLDEGLAEYSSLLYLEATKGKQAYAQQLNDLRKLWLHQESLLPDGQTTKIPSLPDKIDQPYDSFHTAPEYYYMIYLRTTLMYADLREKMGDRLFFDWLRQFYLKNSGHVATRKTLTEALQDTAPAFVPVLNQWLDTPNKDWIPHVQAETKTGQKQMIGSK from the coding sequence GTGGCAAAGAACACAACAATCCAATCTGAAATTGGAAAAATAAAAAAGCGGCAATGGCGGAGTTGGTTAATCTATCAAATCTCTGTTGCAATCATCGGCACGAGCATGATCGTCTCCTATGTCTATACGCCAACGGGCGGCTGGCAGCATCAATGGTCAGCCATTCGCAACAAGATCCGGACGTTTTCAACACAGGTTGCGGCACATATCGGATCGTACTCGAATGGGATTACCCCCGCGCCTGTCTCGACCAAACCATCTGCAACCGCAGGGGAACCGAATGTATCAGACCGGATATCCTATACGCTTCATGCACAATTATTGCAAGCAACACATTCCATTGAAGGTACGGAAGATATATGGATACCCCAGTTAAATGATAAAGAAGTGAATTTCTACTTATTCACAGAAGATGATCAACCCATTCAGATTCAGGCCGTGACAATGGGAAAGGAACGCTTGCCGTTTTCCACAACTGAATATAATTTGCATGTTGCCTTGCCGACGCGTATGAAAGATGCAAATTTGCACATTCAATTTCGCACTCCGGTTTTACAAGGCGGATTTCGGTATGGAGAAATCGATGATGTCTGGACCATTGGGTATTGGTATCCAATGTTGGCTGTTCGGACTGCACAAGGCAATTGGATCCCAACTCCAACGCCGCTGGGATTTGGGGACCCATTCATTGAAGACAATGCGGATTATGACGTGACATGGACTTCACCTTCCAATTTCCATTGGTTTACAACCGGCTCCTTATTGGCGACCAGACAAGCCAACCATTTACAAACCAGTGAATGGAAGATTACGAACGTTAGAAATTTCGCTATGGTTGGCAGCCCGAATTTTATCGATCACCCGATTACGACATCCGCTGGAACAACGGTTCATATAGTGACACTGAAAGATTCTACAAGCCATGAACAGCAATTGCACGAAATTGTAAATCAGGCGGTTGCCGTATACACAAAGGATTTTGGCATGTATTATTATCCGGAGTTGTCTGTAGTCGAAATGCCTTCCGGAACCGTTTTTGCTCAAGAATATCCGGGATTGGCGCTGTTTTCCTCAGATATTTGGAATTGGCCGACAGACACCCATTGGATTGCACATGAAATTGCACATGGTTGGTGGTATTATTCCGTAGGAGACTATGAAGCAATCACTGAATGGCTGGATGAAGGTTTGGCCGAGTATTCCAGCTTGCTCTATTTAGAAGCGACAAAGGGAAAACAGGCATACGCTCAGCAACTGAATGATTTACGAAAGTTATGGTTACACCAGGAATCTTTATTGCCAGACGGACAAACGACAAAGATTCCTTCATTGCCGGATAAAATCGATCAGCCGTATGACTCGTTTCATACTGCACCTGAGTACTACTATATGATTTATTTGCGCACGACGCTTATGTATGCGGATCTGCGGGAAAAAATGGGAGACCGATTGTTTTTCGATTGGCTGCGGCAATTCTATTTAAAAAATTCAGGCCATGTAGCCACTCGCAAGACGCTGACAGAAGCTTTGCAAGATACGGCGCCTGCTTTTGTACCAGTTTTAAACCAGTGGCTCGATACGCCGAATAAAGATTGGATTCCGCACGTTCAGGCGGAAACGAAAACAGGTCAGAAGCAAATGATCGGAAGTAAATAA
- a CDS encoding RrF2 family transcriptional regulator, whose amino-acid sequence MKVSNRTEYGLRALVCLAKLSNGSPVPLRVIAENEDISEQFLDQIFLTLRRAQLVRSIRGANGGYMLEREPKDITMGEVVRTLEGSISPMACATEDMPENFCSRSQFCDTRSVWAKLAESMARALDGISLADVLNDTQGPKAARNFENELPIIIQE is encoded by the coding sequence ATGAAAGTGTCAAATCGTACCGAATATGGTTTGCGTGCGTTGGTATGTTTGGCTAAACTGTCAAACGGAAGTCCTGTGCCGTTGCGTGTGATTGCGGAAAACGAAGACATCTCGGAGCAATTTTTGGATCAGATTTTTTTAACGTTGCGCCGTGCGCAATTGGTTCGCAGCATTCGCGGCGCCAATGGCGGATACATGTTGGAACGCGAACCAAAAGACATTACGATGGGAGAAGTCGTTCGGACATTGGAAGGGTCGATATCTCCGATGGCATGTGCAACAGAAGATATGCCGGAAAATTTCTGCAGTCGCTCACAGTTTTGTGATACCCGCAGTGTTTGGGCCAAACTCGCGGAGAGTATGGCGCGGGCACTGGACGGCATTTCACTTGCAGATGTATTAAATGACACACAAGGGCCAAAAGCTGCGAGGAATTTTGAAAATGAGTTGCCTATTATTATACAAGAGTAA
- the glpX gene encoding class II fructose-bisphosphatase — protein sequence MDRELTLEIVRVTEAAAIAAAKWMGMGKKHEADQAATTAMRTVFDTVAMDGCVVIGEGEMDEAPMLYIGERLGTGVEPFVDIAVDPLEGTNILARGLWNAMAVVAIAPKGTLLHAPDMYMDKIAVGPLAKGKVHIDASARENIENVARATGKQVEDVVAVVLERPRHEKLIEEIRASGARIKLLTDGDVAAAIHTAFENTGVDIMFGTGGAPEGVLAAAALKCLGGELQGRLLPQTEQEFQRCVDMGIADPSQVLLMDDLVKGDDAFFAATGVTDGELLRGVRFLPNHIATTHSLVMRAKTGTVRMVESRHHIDRKPNLVMV from the coding sequence ATGGATCGTGAATTAACGTTAGAGATTGTCCGTGTTACAGAAGCGGCCGCAATCGCAGCTGCAAAATGGATGGGTATGGGAAAAAAGCATGAAGCAGATCAAGCAGCGACCACAGCCATGCGGACGGTTTTCGATACGGTAGCGATGGATGGTTGTGTAGTGATTGGTGAAGGTGAAATGGATGAAGCGCCAATGCTGTATATTGGAGAAAGATTGGGAACAGGTGTGGAACCTTTTGTGGATATTGCGGTAGATCCATTGGAAGGAACGAATATTTTGGCACGCGGTTTGTGGAATGCAATGGCTGTTGTTGCGATTGCGCCGAAAGGTACATTATTGCACGCGCCTGATATGTATATGGACAAGATTGCAGTTGGCCCTTTGGCAAAGGGGAAGGTTCATATCGATGCAAGCGCGCGGGAAAATATTGAAAATGTAGCGAGAGCCACCGGAAAGCAAGTGGAAGATGTGGTTGCCGTAGTACTGGAAAGGCCTCGTCACGAAAAATTGATCGAGGAAATTCGTGCTTCTGGCGCGCGCATTAAACTGCTGACAGATGGTGATGTGGCAGCTGCCATCCATACGGCTTTTGAAAATACAGGGGTAGATATTATGTTCGGTACGGGAGGCGCTCCGGAGGGTGTGCTGGCTGCTGCAGCACTCAAGTGTCTGGGAGGCGAATTGCAAGGGCGCTTATTGCCGCAGACAGAGCAAGAATTTCAGCGCTGTGTGGATATGGGAATTGCCGATCCAAGCCAAGTATTGTTAATGGATGATTTGGTAAAAGGCGATGATGCTTTTTTTGCAGCTACCGGAGTAACAGACGGCGAACTCTTGCGCGGGGTACGTTTTCTCCCCAATCATATAGCGACAACTCATTCCCTTGTCATGCGGGCCAAAACGGGTACGGTTCGGATGGTGGAGTCCCGCCATCATATTGATCGAAAACCGAATTTGGTAATGGTGTAA